TTTTAACCAAACGGCTTTTGGTCATTACCTTGCAGTGCAAGCATGACGAAAGCACATATTAGGAGCTTGCTGGCATGGCTAACCAGAGAATCCGTATCCGACTCAAATCTTTTGATCACAGATTGATTGATCAGTCGGCGCAAGAGATTGTCGATACTGCAAAGCGCACTGGTGCGCAAGTTTGTGGTCCTGTACCGTTGCCGACTCGCATTGAGCGCTTCGACGTCCTAACCTCACCACACG
This sequence is a window from Psychrobacter jeotgali. Protein-coding genes within it:
- the rpsJ gene encoding 30S ribosomal protein S10; protein product: MANQRIRIRLKSFDHRLIDQSAQEIVDTAKRTGAQVCGPVPLPTRIERFDVLTSPHVNKDARDQYEIRTHKRMVDIVQPTDKTVDALMKLDLAAGVDVQIALG